Proteins co-encoded in one Patescibacteria group bacterium genomic window:
- a CDS encoding GIY-YIG nuclease family protein, whose translation MAYVYILKLQNGKYYIGSCRNLNKRMKQHRNKEVKSTKHNLPSELVYTKEYPNYFQARTAELRIKSWKRRKSIENLCKHDLANFAEKFGPVV comes from the coding sequence ATGGCGTACGTTTACATATTAAAATTACAAAACGGTAAGTACTATATTGGTTCTTGTAGGAACTTAAATAAACGCATGAAACAGCACAGAAATAAGGAGGTTAAATCAACTAAGCATAACTTACCCTCAGAGTTAGTTTATACTAAGGAATACCCTAATTATTTTCAGGCAAGAACGGCTGAGTTAAGAATAAAATCATGGAAGAGGAGAAAGTCGATAGAGAACTTGTGTAAACATGATTTAGCTAACTTCGCCGAAAAATTTGGCCCCGTCGTCTAG